The Elusimicrobiota bacterium genome includes a window with the following:
- a CDS encoding SUMF1/EgtB/PvdO family nonheme iron enzyme, translating to MKIVKIVICISSLCLLTGNLYSATFSLGMPAAVESAAKEFEKIIEQKQQERINNNNNIPPAAPVLYDFTSPDTDGDFTVRWNSVTNALNYICEEDNNNSFDSPVTIYSGANTSYDVVGKSTGTYYYRMKATNSYGNSAWSAAKSIRIPLISGMVLIPAGNFTTGSPYVYSSTTTIYLDAYYIDKYEVTNEQYKQFMDAGGYSTQSYWTTDGWTWKTANNITQPFDWTSSTFGYIANNGTILPVVGVSWYEAYAYAKWADKRLPTEAEWEKAARGTDARMYPWGSTWHANYCNWYDGTSGDGTQDGYSYTAPVGSYENGKSPYGCYDMAGNANELCNDWGWISFMNYNPIGPSSGTSKILCGGSWSESSTWCLSYYTNGSWPYDQSFGFRCAKSSGTIIPTTPILNDISNPDINGIYTVNWGSVYSVSSYSLEEDDNSGFNSSVEVYFGTSTTETFSSKKPDGLYYYRVKANGRDGSSAWSPAKYVTIVDTITPTVPILVSPNNNQTVDTEIIPFDWTNSTDISGVSYELQVSSISSFATTNVNQTGLAISSYTVSTMLSNDTTYYWRVRAKDGAANPNCSGWSTAWNFTVAISTLPGMVLVPAGYFVMGSTFNAAEQPVHSVYLDTYYIDKYEVTNGQYKQFVDALGYNTSSYWTTDGWTW from the coding sequence ATGAAAATTGTAAAGATTGTTATATGTATATCATCGCTGTGTTTACTTACGGGTAATTTATACTCAGCAACGTTTTCGTTAGGGATGCCTGCGGCAGTAGAGTCCGCAGCAAAAGAGTTTGAAAAAATTATTGAACAAAAACAGCAGGAGCGTATTAATAATAACAATAATATACCGCCTGCCGCGCCGGTGTTGTATGATTTCACAAGCCCGGATACCGACGGAGATTTCACGGTTCGTTGGAATTCAGTTACCAATGCGTTAAACTATATTTGCGAGGAAGACAATAATAATAGTTTTGACAGTCCTGTGACGATATATTCCGGTGCGAACACGTCGTATGACGTTGTCGGGAAATCTACGGGAACGTACTATTATCGTATGAAAGCTACGAACAGTTACGGCAACAGCGCGTGGAGCGCTGCGAAGTCAATCCGGATTCCTTTGATAAGTGGTATGGTACTTATTCCTGCGGGTAATTTCACGACCGGATCTCCGTATGTGTACTCTTCAACAACAACAATATATCTGGACGCATATTATATAGATAAATATGAAGTAACAAATGAGCAGTATAAACAGTTTATGGACGCAGGTGGGTATAGTACACAATCATACTGGACAACCGACGGGTGGACGTGGAAAACTGCAAACAATATAACTCAACCATTTGATTGGACAAGCTCCACTTTCGGGTATATCGCTAATAACGGCACGATCCTTCCCGTAGTTGGCGTAAGTTGGTATGAAGCGTATGCGTACGCGAAATGGGCCGACAAGCGGTTGCCGACGGAAGCGGAGTGGGAGAAAGCAGCAAGAGGTACTGACGCGCGGATGTATCCATGGGGTAGCACATGGCACGCCAACTATTGTAACTGGTACGACGGTACATCAGGCGATGGTACTCAGGATGGATATAGTTATACAGCGCCGGTAGGAAGTTACGAAAACGGGAAAAGCCCGTATGGGTGTTATGATATGGCAGGCAATGCGAACGAATTGTGCAACGACTGGGGCTGGATTTCTTTCATGAACTACAATCCCATCGGTCCTTCTTCAGGTACATCCAAAATATTGTGTGGCGGTTCGTGGTCAGAATCATCAACATGGTGTTTATCATATTACACTAACGGATCTTGGCCATATGATCAGTCTTTCGGTTTTCGTTGTGCAAAATCGAGCGGGACAATAATACCGACAACGCCCATTTTAAATGATATTAGCAATCCTGATATTAACGGTATTTATACGGTAAATTGGGGCAGTGTGTATTCTGTTTCAAGTTATTCATTGGAAGAAGATGATAATAGCGGGTTCAATAGTTCTGTTGAAGTGTATTTCGGAACGAGTACAACAGAAACGTTTTCATCAAAAAAGCCTGATGGCCTTTATTATTATAGGGTAAAAGCTAACGGGAGAGACGGTAGTAGTGCATGGAGTCCTGCGAAGTATGTAACAATAGTCGATACAATAACTCCGACGGTACCTATACTGGTTAGTCCTAATAATAACCAGACAGTTGATACTGAGATTATACCATTTGACTGGACGAATTCTACGGATATAAGCGGAGTAAGTTATGAATTGCAAGTGTCGAGTATTAGTTCGTTCGCTACAACAAATGTCAATCAAACAGGATTGGCAATTTCTAGTTATACGGTCAGCACGATGTTAAGTAATGACACAACCTACTACTGGCGTGTTCGCGCGAAAGACGGCGCAGCAAACCCTAATTGCAGTGGATGGAGCACTGCATGGAATTTTACTGTTGCGATAAGCACCTTACCTGGTATGGTTTTAGTTCCGGCGGGATATTTTGTTATGGGTTCGACTTTTAACGCAGCTGAACAACCGGTACATTCGGTATATCTTGATACATATTATATAGATAAATACGAAGTGACCAACGGGCAGTATAAACAGTTTGTCGATGCGTTAGGTTACAATACTTCGTCATACTGGACTACCGACGGGTGGACATGG